One Mesorhizobium sp. J428 DNA segment encodes these proteins:
- a CDS encoding 2'-5' RNA ligase family protein — MPAYLARPARPARQGGGARMRRHVSLLVLGPRTLLPDGHVERVCSATAGFSCPPFEIRFDRIMDFGGSIVLTGGNGNPATDTFRQALATRLRNLLPRQQGRFTAHMTLLHDQAASFTTSRIEPLGWIVRDFVLIESYQGEGFHAEAGRWPLAHGAAVPAIDAVAAT; from the coding sequence ATGCCTGCCTATCTGGCGCGGCCGGCTCGGCCTGCGCGGCAAGGTGGTGGCGCCCGCATGCGCCGGCACGTTTCCCTGCTGGTGCTCGGGCCGCGGACGCTGTTGCCGGACGGTCATGTCGAGCGCGTTTGCAGCGCGACGGCCGGTTTCTCCTGCCCGCCGTTCGAAATCCGGTTCGACAGGATCATGGATTTCGGAGGCAGCATCGTCCTGACCGGCGGCAACGGCAATCCGGCGACGGACACTTTCCGGCAGGCCCTCGCGACGCGGCTGCGGAATTTGCTGCCACGGCAGCAGGGCCGGTTCACGGCCCACATGACGCTGCTGCACGACCAGGCGGCCTCCTTCACGACCTCCAGGATCGAGCCGCTGGGCTGGATCGTTCGAGACTTCGTCCTCATCGAGAGCTATCAGGGCGAAGGGTTCCATGCCGAAGCCGGCCGCTGGCCCCTTGCGCACGGTGCGGCCGTCCCTGCAATCGATGCTGTTGCGGCGACTTGA
- a CDS encoding host attachment protein — translation MILLNETTVAVVDGARLRLFRNRGHEPQIDLVELAEPAIAAENQGSGGRHHSSTANPDMSRLAEDNFAAAAADHLNRQVLSGEIGTLFVIADPRTLGELRRHFHDTVRAKLVGDLAKDLTAQDRQDIERILAKA, via the coding sequence ATGATCCTACTCAATGAAACGACCGTCGCCGTGGTCGACGGCGCGAGGCTCCGCCTGTTCCGGAACAGGGGCCATGAACCGCAGATCGATCTCGTGGAACTTGCGGAGCCAGCGATCGCTGCCGAAAACCAGGGCTCGGGCGGGCGCCATCACAGTTCGACCGCCAATCCAGACATGTCCCGTCTTGCCGAGGACAATTTCGCAGCCGCGGCGGCGGACCACCTCAATCGCCAGGTGCTTTCAGGCGAAATCGGCACGCTTTTCGTCATCGCCGATCCGCGGACGCTGGGAGAACTGCGCCGCCACTTCCATGACACGGTGCGCGCGAAGCTCGTCGGGGATCTCGCAAAGGACCTCACGGCGCAGGACAGGCAGGACATCGAGAGGATCCTCGCCAAGGCATAG
- a CDS encoding nitroreductase family protein, with amino-acid sequence MNRRRLLGAMAGLAVLGGGGVFAWNRATGSLADYERYAARLRAPLSGRPDLKNLVRYATLAANSHNTQAWRFAATQTAIGLLPDESRRTPVVDPDDHHLYVSLGCAAENLAIAGRAGGWPGELLAAPGDGSAIGYDFAEGAAQADPLFDAIPLRQSTRADYDGRPVAPADLAALEKAAAEPGVRLVILTEETARAKLRDLIVAGNDAQMMAPAFVAELLQWIRFNPRDAMRTGDGLLSAASGSPSLPGAVGRRLFPLVATPKGEADRYARQAASTPAFAVFLADRADSGHWIAVGRACQRMLLTATTLGLRHAFVNQPVEVAAFRSDLAALAGEAGRRPDLVLRLGYGPTMPYSPRRPVEAVLV; translated from the coding sequence ATGAACAGGCGTCGTCTTCTTGGGGCAATGGCCGGACTCGCCGTCCTTGGTGGCGGTGGCGTCTTCGCTTGGAACCGGGCCACCGGATCGCTCGCCGACTACGAGCGCTATGCGGCCCGCCTTCGTGCGCCGCTTTCCGGGAGGCCGGATCTGAAAAACCTCGTCCGTTATGCGACGCTGGCCGCCAACAGCCATAACACGCAGGCCTGGCGGTTCGCCGCGACGCAGACCGCCATCGGCCTCTTGCCGGACGAGAGCCGCCGCACGCCGGTGGTCGATCCGGACGACCATCATCTTTATGTCAGCCTGGGCTGCGCGGCGGAGAACCTCGCCATTGCGGGGCGTGCCGGCGGCTGGCCGGGCGAGCTGCTGGCAGCACCGGGCGACGGCAGTGCGATCGGCTATGATTTCGCGGAAGGCGCAGCGCAGGCCGATCCGCTGTTCGACGCCATCCCGCTGCGCCAGTCGACGCGCGCCGACTATGACGGCCGGCCCGTCGCACCGGCGGATCTGGCAGCGCTCGAGAAGGCAGCCGCCGAGCCCGGCGTCCGGCTGGTGATCCTGACCGAGGAAACGGCGCGGGCGAAACTGCGCGACCTGATCGTCGCCGGCAACGACGCCCAGATGATGGCCCCCGCCTTCGTGGCCGAACTGCTGCAGTGGATCCGCTTCAACCCGCGCGACGCCATGCGCACGGGCGACGGGCTGTTGTCCGCCGCAAGCGGCAGCCCGTCCCTGCCGGGCGCGGTCGGCCGCCGCCTCTTTCCGCTCGTCGCCACGCCGAAGGGCGAGGCGGACCGTTATGCCCGCCAGGCCGCGTCGACCCCCGCCTTCGCCGTGTTCCTCGCCGATCGCGCCGACAGCGGGCACTGGATCGCGGTCGGCCGCGCCTGCCAGCGCATGCTGCTGACGGCGACGACGCTCGGGCTGCGGCACGCCTTCGTCAACCAGCCGGTCGAGGTGGCCGCGTTCAGGTCCGATCTCGCCGCGCTCGCGGGCGAGGCGGGCAGGCGGCCCGACCTCGTTCTGCGGCTCGGCTACGGGCCAACGATGCCGTATTCGCCGCGCCGCCCGGTGGAGGCGGTGCTGGTATAG
- a CDS encoding SRPBCC family protein — MTSVIKIDPKLDLVLEREIDVPVELVWKAWTTPSSLKEWFVPKPWSITSVEIDLRPGGIFASTMRSPEGQEFENVGCYLEVVPHQRLVFTDTLLPGYRPSAKPFFTAVLELTPAGSGTRYKAIAIHGNDETRKSHEEMGFHDGWGTVVTQMVEHIKAGK; from the coding sequence ATGACGTCCGTGATCAAGATCGACCCGAAGCTGGACCTTGTTCTGGAGCGCGAGATCGACGTTCCCGTAGAACTTGTCTGGAAGGCGTGGACGACCCCGTCCAGCCTGAAGGAGTGGTTCGTGCCCAAGCCCTGGTCGATCACCTCGGTTGAGATCGACCTGCGCCCCGGCGGCATCTTCGCCTCGACGATGCGCTCGCCGGAAGGCCAGGAGTTCGAGAATGTCGGGTGCTACCTCGAGGTGGTCCCGCACCAGCGGCTGGTCTTCACCGACACGCTGCTGCCTGGCTACCGCCCCTCGGCCAAGCCGTTCTTCACGGCGGTCCTCGAACTGACCCCCGCCGGCAGCGGGACACGCTACAAGGCGATCGCCATTCACGGCAATGACGAGACCCGCAAGAGCCACGAGGAAATGGGCTTCCACGACGGCTGGGGCACTGTCGTGACCCAGATGGTGGAGCACATCAAGGCGGGCAAGTAG
- a CDS encoding helix-turn-helix transcriptional regulator — MPSPSAVDGIFRALADPTRRSVIERLSARQASVSELAAPYKMALPSFMEHLRVLENCGLVRSRKEGRVRTYQVASEQLKLAEDWLGKQRTLWERRLDRLDNYLLSIREENAE, encoded by the coding sequence ATGCCCAGCCCGTCCGCGGTCGACGGCATCTTTCGCGCGCTCGCGGATCCGACGCGGCGCAGCGTGATCGAGCGGCTGAGCGCGCGGCAGGCCTCGGTCTCGGAACTCGCCGCGCCCTACAAGATGGCCCTGCCCTCGTTCATGGAACATCTCAGGGTGCTGGAAAATTGCGGTCTCGTGCGGTCGCGCAAGGAAGGCCGCGTGCGCACCTATCAGGTCGCCTCCGAGCAGTTGAAGCTCGCGGAGGACTGGCTCGGCAAGCAGCGCACCCTGTGGGAGCGCCGGCTCGACCGGCTCGACAATTATCTTTTGTCCATCAGAGAGGAGAATGCCGAATGA
- a CDS encoding helix-turn-helix transcriptional regulator: MLNQSTDLDRMFHALSDPGRRAMLDRLVRGPASVKDLAEPLAMSLPAVLQHLQVLEVGGLVTSQKIGRVRTCSLRPDALRAAEAWLSDRRGIWESRFDRLGQFLSEQDDQSGDRS, from the coding sequence ATGCTTAACCAATCGACCGATCTCGACCGTATGTTCCACGCGCTCTCCGACCCCGGCCGCCGGGCGATGCTCGATCGGCTCGTGCGCGGTCCGGCGAGCGTCAAGGACCTGGCGGAGCCTTTGGCGATGAGCCTGCCGGCGGTACTGCAGCATCTCCAGGTGCTCGAGGTCGGCGGACTGGTGACGTCGCAGAAGATCGGCCGGGTGCGCACATGCAGCCTGCGTCCCGATGCGCTGCGCGCGGCGGAGGCCTGGCTCAGCGACCGCCGCGGCATCTGGGAAAGCCGGTTCGACCGGCTGGGCCAGTTCCTTTCCGAACAAGACGATCAATCAGGAGACAGGTCATGA
- a CDS encoding SRPBCC family protein, whose amino-acid sequence MSVTHASFTIERDYPQPPARVFAGYADPAAKRRWLIEGEGFTVESYQPGFGVGEAEHSSFRFKGGPLITNDTVYTDIEEGRRIVFTYWMTLEGKPMSTSLVTVLIEPNGTGTRMTFTEQGAYNEGFADVAGREQGTRLLLDALERDLSANG is encoded by the coding sequence ATGAGTGTCACGCATGCGTCCTTCACCATCGAACGCGATTATCCCCAGCCGCCCGCCAGGGTGTTCGCCGGCTATGCAGACCCCGCCGCCAAGCGCCGCTGGCTGATCGAGGGAGAAGGCTTCACGGTGGAAAGCTACCAGCCGGGCTTCGGGGTAGGGGAGGCCGAACATTCAAGCTTCCGCTTCAAGGGCGGCCCGCTGATCACCAACGACACGGTCTACACCGATATCGAGGAGGGACGGCGCATCGTCTTCACCTACTGGATGACGCTGGAGGGCAAGCCGATGTCGACCTCGCTGGTGACGGTGCTGATCGAGCCGAACGGAACAGGCACCAGGATGACCTTCACCGAACAGGGCGCCTACAACGAGGGCTTCGCCGACGTCGCCGGCCGCGAGCAGGGCACGCGCCTTCTGCTCGACGCGCTGGAGCGAGACCTGTCCGCGAACGGCTGA
- a CDS encoding pyridoxamine 5'-phosphate oxidase family protein has protein sequence MAREEQTDKTPAELIDRAWDLAESIGICNFNTWNGRELHSRPMDAKIERDEEAVYFLTDVESYKVDELERFPVSTLSFADPDSYKFVTMTGRASVSNDRARIKEFWSDANKMWWDSEDDPRIRLVTFIPDDAEIWDSPGKVISGIKMLTAAVTGAKPKLGDHAKVAM, from the coding sequence ATGGCCCGTGAAGAACAGACCGACAAGACCCCCGCAGAATTGATCGACCGCGCGTGGGATCTCGCCGAGTCGATCGGCATCTGCAACTTCAACACCTGGAACGGCCGCGAGCTCCACTCGCGTCCGATGGATGCCAAGATCGAGCGCGACGAGGAGGCGGTCTATTTCCTCACCGACGTGGAAAGCTACAAGGTCGATGAACTGGAGCGCTTTCCGGTATCGACGCTCTCCTTCGCAGACCCGGACTCGTACAAGTTCGTCACGATGACGGGCAGGGCGAGCGTGTCGAACGACCGGGCAAGGATCAAGGAATTCTGGTCCGACGCCAACAAGATGTGGTGGGATTCGGAAGACGATCCGCGCATCCGTCTCGTCACCTTTATCCCCGACGACGCCGAGATATGGGACAGCCCAGGCAAGGTGATCTCGGGTATCAAGATGCTTACCGCCGCGGTCACCGGCGCCAAGCCGAAGCTCGGCGACCACGCCAAGGTCGCGATGTAA
- a CDS encoding aminotransferase, giving the protein MHIREFAVETWMNAHETRCAWNLAETCVASITVQELLDLAGKGNSSLDDLLPMKLTYGAIEGSERLREAIAALYETKSASDVLVTHGAIGANALVYQALVGPGDVIVSVLPTYQQHYSIPESLGAEVRPLWLRAEDGFLPDLDRLRDLARGAKLIALTNPNNPTGALIDRSMLEEIVAIARGAGAWLLADEVYRGVDQEGDGFTASLADLYEKGISTGSMSKAYALAGLRLGWIVAPKEVLSAAMIHRDYNTISVSMIDDHLAALALEARDRVLARSRDITRGNLAILSDWVAAEPLISWVRPRSGTTALLCYDLDMSSVEFCSRLLDETGVLLVPGSAFDMDGHVRIGYANAPDILREGLARTSIFLKGL; this is encoded by the coding sequence ATGCATATCAGGGAATTTGCCGTCGAGACGTGGATGAATGCGCACGAGACACGGTGCGCATGGAACCTCGCGGAAACCTGTGTCGCCTCGATCACCGTGCAGGAACTGCTCGACCTTGCCGGCAAGGGCAATTCCTCCCTCGACGACCTTCTGCCGATGAAGCTCACTTACGGCGCCATCGAAGGATCGGAGCGGCTGCGCGAGGCCATCGCCGCGCTCTACGAAACGAAATCGGCCTCCGACGTGCTCGTCACCCACGGCGCGATCGGCGCGAACGCGCTGGTGTATCAGGCGCTTGTAGGCCCGGGTGACGTCATCGTGTCGGTCCTGCCTACCTACCAGCAGCACTATTCGATCCCCGAAAGCCTCGGCGCAGAGGTGCGGCCGCTCTGGCTGCGCGCGGAGGACGGTTTCCTGCCCGATCTCGACCGCTTGCGCGATCTAGCGCGGGGCGCGAAGCTCATCGCACTGACCAACCCGAACAATCCGACCGGCGCACTGATCGACCGTTCGATGCTGGAGGAGATCGTCGCGATCGCGCGCGGCGCAGGCGCATGGCTGCTCGCCGACGAGGTCTATCGCGGCGTCGATCAGGAGGGCGACGGCTTCACCGCCTCTCTCGCCGACCTCTACGAGAAGGGCATCTCGACCGGCTCGATGTCGAAGGCCTATGCGCTGGCGGGCCTGAGGCTCGGCTGGATCGTCGCTCCGAAGGAAGTCCTCTCGGCCGCGATGATCCATCGCGACTACAATACGATCAGCGTCTCGATGATCGACGACCATCTCGCCGCCCTTGCGCTGGAAGCGCGCGACCGCGTCTTGGCGCGCAGCCGCGACATCACTCGTGGCAACCTCGCCATCCTGTCCGACTGGGTCGCCGCCGAGCCGCTGATTTCCTGGGTCAGGCCGCGCTCCGGCACCACCGCCTTGCTCTGCTACGACCTGGACATGTCCTCGGTCGAGTTCTGCTCGCGCCTGCTCGACGAGACCGGCGTACTCCTTGTCCCCGGCTCCGCCTTCGACATGGACGGACACGTCCGCATCGGCTACGCCAACGCCCCGGACATCCTGCGCGAGGGACTCGCGCGCACCTCGATATTCCTGAAAGGGCTTTGA
- a CDS encoding Spx/MgsR family RNA polymerase-binding regulatory protein produces the protein MAATLYGFKSCSTVKSARKWLDDHGVEHSFFDYRVDKLDPKVVDDWFKRAGWEAVFNRNSTTFKELPEAEKEGIDAKKARAMILAETNLIKRPVLDTGKALLFGFKANAYAGATGK, from the coding sequence TTGGCTGCCACGCTCTACGGCTTCAAATCCTGCAGCACCGTCAAGTCGGCGCGCAAATGGCTCGACGACCATGGAGTCGAGCACAGCTTTTTCGACTACCGCGTCGACAAGCTCGACCCGAAGGTGGTGGACGACTGGTTCAAGCGGGCCGGGTGGGAGGCGGTGTTCAACCGCAACTCCACCACCTTCAAGGAACTGCCCGAGGCCGAGAAGGAGGGAATCGACGCGAAGAAAGCCCGCGCCATGATCCTCGCCGAGACCAACCTCATCAAGCGCCCGGTGCTCGACACCGGCAAGGCCCTGCTCTTCGGCTTCAAGGCCAACGCCTACGCGGGAGCTACGGGGAAGTAG
- a CDS encoding type II toxin-antitoxin system HicB family antitoxin has translation MPRNHAIAVFWSDADKAWIADAPNLKPCSAFGATPEEAVSELRAAMAAWIETAKANGMPLPEPLFRQALPAAE, from the coding sequence TTGCCTCGGAACCATGCCATCGCGGTCTTCTGGTCGGACGCAGACAAGGCGTGGATAGCCGATGCGCCGAACCTCAAGCCCTGCTCGGCCTTCGGTGCGACGCCAGAGGAGGCGGTGAGCGAGCTGCGGGCCGCGATGGCTGCGTGGATCGAGACGGCCAAGGCAAACGGCATGCCGCTGCCTGAGCCATTGTTTCGACAGGCACTGCCTGCCGCCGAGTAG
- a CDS encoding aminopeptidase: MDYPYNHAIIDPAHLDRLAEVAVKVGLRLEPGQDLVMTAPVSALPLVRRIVDHAYKAGAGLVTPFLSDEEITLSRYQNAPDESFDRASSWLYEGMAKAFSGNAARLAIVGDNPMLLSGEDPSKVARANKANSIAYQPALEKIAGFDINWNIVAYPGPSWAKLVFPQDSEEMAVAKLAHAIFAASRVDRDDPVAEWKAHNAQLAERTAWLNGRNFSALHFKGPGTDLVVGLADGHEWQGGASTAKNGITCNPNIPTEEVFTTPHARRVSGTARSTKPLSHQGTLIENIEVRFEDGRIVEAKASRGEDVLRKVLETDEGASRLGEVALVPHSSPISKSGLLFYNTLFDENAACHIALGQCYSKCFIDGANLSAEEIAARGGNKSFIHIDWMIGSDEVDIDGMHVDGRREPVFRKGEWA; this comes from the coding sequence ATGGACTATCCCTACAATCACGCCATCATCGATCCCGCCCACCTCGACCGCCTCGCCGAAGTCGCGGTGAAGGTGGGCCTCAGACTGGAACCTGGCCAGGATCTGGTGATGACCGCGCCGGTGTCGGCGCTGCCTTTGGTGCGGCGCATCGTCGACCACGCCTACAAGGCAGGCGCGGGACTGGTAACGCCGTTCCTCTCCGACGAAGAAATCACGCTTTCGCGCTACCAAAACGCGCCAGACGAGAGCTTCGACCGGGCGTCGAGCTGGCTCTACGAGGGCATGGCGAAGGCGTTCTCCGGCAATGCCGCGCGGCTTGCCATCGTCGGCGACAATCCGATGCTCTTGTCGGGCGAGGACCCGTCCAAGGTCGCTCGCGCCAACAAGGCGAACTCGATCGCCTACCAGCCGGCGCTGGAGAAGATCGCCGGTTTCGACATCAACTGGAACATTGTCGCCTATCCCGGGCCGAGCTGGGCGAAGCTCGTCTTTCCGCAGGACAGCGAGGAGATGGCGGTGGCCAAGCTGGCGCATGCGATCTTCGCGGCGAGCCGGGTCGACCGCGACGATCCGGTAGCCGAATGGAAGGCGCACAACGCCCAGCTCGCCGAGCGCACAGCCTGGCTCAACGGCCGGAACTTTTCCGCGCTGCATTTCAAGGGACCCGGAACCGATCTCGTCGTCGGGCTGGCCGACGGGCACGAATGGCAGGGCGGCGCCTCGACGGCAAAGAATGGCATCACCTGCAATCCCAACATCCCGACCGAGGAGGTGTTCACCACTCCGCATGCAAGGCGCGTGTCGGGCACCGCGCGCTCCACCAAGCCCCTGTCGCACCAGGGCACGCTGATCGAGAACATCGAAGTGCGCTTCGAGGACGGACGCATCGTCGAGGCGAAGGCCTCGCGCGGTGAGGACGTGCTGCGGAAAGTGCTGGAGACCGACGAAGGCGCCTCGCGGCTCGGCGAAGTCGCGCTGGTGCCGCACTCCTCGCCGATTTCGAAAAGCGGGCTCCTGTTCTACAACACATTGTTCGACGAGAACGCCGCCTGCCACATCGCGCTCGGCCAGTGCTATTCGAAGTGCTTCATCGACGGCGCGAATCTTTCGGCGGAAGAGATCGCGGCACGCGGCGGCAACAAGAGCTTCATCCACATCGACTGGATGATCGGCTCGGACGAGGTAGACATCGACGGCATGCATGTCGACGGCCGCCGCGAGCCGGTGTTCCGCAAGGGCGAGTGGGCGTAG
- a CDS encoding YbfB/YjiJ family MFS transporter encodes MPTSSVSPYRYALGGMIGMAAGMGIGRFIYTPLLPGMMEELGQSASDAGLIASANFLGYLVGAVLAAGGWAQGRERVLMLVGVGGTAVLAALMALTDNLFAFMAIRFLAGVASAFMLVFLATIVFGHLARAGRTDLQALHFGGVGIGIAVSAIASGAMVMWHAPWQAGWISAAVLSALSFVAVLLLVPDGPVAAAEAGREPPLPKSPALRRMILSYGLFGFGYVVTATFLVAIVRAGEGGRLFESVVWLVTGLSIIASTWFWNAAASRLGATTAYAVGMLVEAAGVIASVAIGGYAGPLIAAVLLGGTFVAVTAIGLQIARRLADASPRKGLAMMTAAFGVGQILGPIVAGYLADMTGSYAWPSAVAALVLVACAFLAWDAGRRTGVR; translated from the coding sequence ATGCCGACCTCCTCCGTCTCGCCCTATCGCTACGCCCTCGGCGGCATGATCGGCATGGCCGCTGGCATGGGCATCGGCCGCTTCATCTACACGCCGCTGCTTCCCGGCATGATGGAGGAACTCGGCCAGTCGGCGTCGGATGCCGGCCTGATCGCATCGGCCAACTTCCTCGGCTATCTCGTCGGCGCCGTGCTTGCCGCCGGCGGCTGGGCGCAGGGCCGTGAACGCGTGCTGATGCTGGTCGGCGTCGGCGGCACCGCCGTGCTCGCGGCGCTGATGGCGCTCACCGACAATCTTTTCGCCTTCATGGCGATCCGCTTCCTGGCCGGGGTGGCGAGCGCCTTCATGCTCGTCTTCCTGGCGACGATCGTCTTCGGCCATCTCGCCAGAGCCGGCCGGACTGACCTTCAGGCGCTACATTTCGGCGGCGTCGGGATCGGCATCGCCGTTTCCGCGATAGCCAGCGGCGCGATGGTGATGTGGCATGCGCCCTGGCAGGCGGGCTGGATCTCCGCCGCGGTCCTGTCTGCGCTCAGCTTCGTGGCTGTCCTCCTTCTTGTGCCAGACGGCCCCGTCGCCGCGGCCGAGGCGGGGCGGGAGCCGCCGCTGCCGAAAAGCCCGGCGCTGCGGCGGATGATCCTGTCTTACGGTCTGTTCGGCTTCGGCTATGTCGTCACCGCCACCTTCCTGGTCGCCATCGTGCGGGCGGGCGAGGGCGGGCGCCTGTTCGAATCCGTAGTCTGGCTGGTCACCGGCCTGTCTATCATCGCCTCGACCTGGTTCTGGAATGCCGCGGCCTCCCGCCTTGGCGCAACCACCGCCTATGCCGTCGGCATGCTCGTCGAGGCGGCGGGCGTGATCGCGAGCGTGGCGATCGGCGGCTATGCCGGCCCGCTCATTGCAGCGGTGCTGCTCGGCGGCACTTTCGTCGCCGTGACGGCCATCGGCCTTCAGATCGCCCGCCGGCTGGCCGACGCCTCGCCGCGCAAGGGGCTGGCGATGATGACGGCGGCCTTCGGCGTCGGCCAGATCCTCGGCCCCATCGTCGCCGGCTACCTTGCCGACATGACCGGGTCCT